A single Ciona intestinalis chromosome 12, KH, whole genome shotgun sequence DNA region contains:
- the net1a gene encoding netrin isoform X1 — protein MMEHVKKVGAGINQRKFMLLVVILTLLPGTMQIRPKQLSKCYAKSKNPIECNPEFENIALKKRVEVSETCGLEGREPFCRLVEEENTVSRVCDVCEATGRRSHPASYLTDINNKHNLTYWQSKTFQSGEDQNREVELTISFEKEYEISYIYMQFYSPRPAAMIIYKSMNHGRTWVPYQYYAENCLRRFHKPYKREANETNEQEVLCSEDFNSLYPFSLGALVFNPKDGRPSEDDFEHSFILQNWVTATDIKIVLAGLHDIPRNPTTLSRISRESRSAIEARQGRRRLTPIPRGGVTRGGRAVATRASKTELRHTGVRVSGGTDILVSNPGATSTPYSFGSSSYYAINDISIGGVCKCNGHADRCIKKKGKMVCDCKHKTTGPNCETCKAFHKDRPPKRATKTNANECIACNCNMHAKRCRFSADLFEKSGGTSGGVCVKCRHNTHGRYCHKCKPGFYRNNKTKSMSNRRACRRIPVVTGATTAKPACPRTCSSSKAVRIPPAKYCKMEYAVMVRVTGKIRIGRRTSITYQVLRVFKRGGMRLKKKEMIDIQVRDRVLQCLCPRLRVNRTYLLLGKYARSDGNLRMTIDKNSVIISWLNKYKKMLRRVAKRARKRSKC, from the exons ATGATGGAACATGTAAAGAAAGTTGGTGCGGGCATTAACCAAAGGAAATTCATGCTTTTGGTTGTCATCTTAACTTTGCTGCCTGGTACGATGCAGATACGACCGAAACAATTAAGCAAGTGTTATGCTAAAAGCAAGAACCCGATAGAATGCAACCCTGAGTTTGAAAATATTGCCCTCAAGAAAAGAGTCGAAGTTTCAGAGACGTGTGGTCTTGAAGGAAGGGAGCCTTTCTGTCGGTTGGTGGAAGAAGAGAACACGGTGTCACGTGTGTGTGACGTATGTGAGGCCACCGGACGGCGATCCCACCCTGCTAGTTACTTGACTGATatcaacaataaacataacttgACATATTGGCAATCGAAGACCTTTCAAAGTGGGGAAGATCAGAATAGAGAAGTCGAGTTGACGATATCTTTTGAAAAAGAATATgagatatcttatatttacaTGCAGTTCTATTCACCCAGGCCCGCCGCTATGATCATTTATAAGTCAATGAACCACGGTAGAACGTGGGTACCATACCAATACTATGCTGAAAACTGCCTGAGAAGGTTTCATAAGCCTTATAAAAGAGAAGCGAATGAGACAAATGAACAAGAGGTTCTGTGTTCAGAAGATTTCAACAGTTTGTATCCGTTCAGTCTCGGTGCTCTGGTGTTTAACCCGAAAGATGGGCGGCCTTCTGAGGATGATTTCGAACATAGTTTTATTCTACAAAATTGGGTCACAGCTACGGATATAAAGATTGTATTGGCTGGGTTGCATGACATACCACGGAACCCGACGACTCTTTCAAGGATTTCAAGAGAAAGTCGGTCTGCTATTGAAGCAAGGCAGGGCAGAAGGCGCCTAACTCCAATTCCTAGGGGGGGAGTTACTCGCGGGGGGAGGGCAGTTGCTACCCGGGCAAGCAAGACTGAGTTACGGCATACAGGTGTTCGCGTGTCTGGTGGGACAGATATTTTAGTCAGCAACCCTGGCGCTACTTCCACTCCGTATAGTTTTGGTTCTAGCTCTTATTATGCGATCAATGATATCAGTATTGGAGGTGTTTGCAAGTGCAATGGTCACGCTGATAGATGTATAAAGAAGAAGGGGAAGATGGTTTGTGATTGTAAACACAAGACAACGGGACCGAACTGCGAGACATGCAAAGCTTTTCATAAGGACCGACCGCCTAAGCGAGCTACGAAAACAAACGCGAACGAGTGCATTG CTTGTAATTGCAATATGCACGCCAAGAGATGCCGATTCAGCGCCGACTTATTTGAAAAGTCGGGTGGTACAAGCGGGGGAGTTTGTGTTAAGTGTAGACACAACACACATGGCCGATATTGCCATAAATGTAAGCCTGGATTTTACAGGAACAACAAAACCAAGTCGATGTCGAACAGGAGAGCTTGTAGGC GAATTCCTGTTGTAACTGGCGCTACCACAGCTAAACCAG CTTGCCCACGAACATGTAGCAGCTCAAAAGCTGTAAGAATACCTCCAGCTAAATATTGTAAGATGGAATACG CTGTGATGGTAAGAGTAACCGGGAAGATCAGGATAGGAAGAAGGACCAGCATCACTTACCAAGTACTCAGGGTGTTTAAGAGGGGAGGCATGAGGTTGAAGAAGAAGGAGATGATTGACATCCAGGTCAGGGATCGAGTCCTACAGTGTCTATGTCCCAG gTTGCGAGTGAACCGAACATATTTGTTGCTTGGTAAATACGCGAGGTCAGATGGAAATCTAAGAATGACGATTGATAAAAACTCTGTCATTATCAGCtggttaaacaaatataagaaaatgTTACGAAGGGTGGCGAAGCGAGCACGAAAACGAAGTAAATGTTGA
- the net1a gene encoding netrin precursor — protein MLLVVILTLLPGTMQIRPKQLSKCYAKSKNPIECNPEFENIALKKRVEVSETCGLEGREPFCRLVEEENTVSRVCDVCEATGRRSHPASYLTDINNKHNLTYWQSKTFQSGEDQNREVELTISFEKEYEISYIYMQFYSPRPAAMIIYKSMNHGRTWVPYQYYAENCLRRFHKPYKREANETNEQEVLCSEDFNSLYPFSLGALVFNPKDGRPSEDDFEHSFILQNWVTATDIKIVLAGLHDIPRNPTTLSRISRESRSAIEARQGRRRLTPIPRGGVTRGGRAVATRASKTELRHTGVRVSGGTDILVSNPGATSTPYSFGSSSYYAINDISIGGVCKCNGHADRCIKKKGKMVCDCKHKTTGPNCETCKAFHKDRPPKRATKTNANECIACNCNMHAKRCRFSADLFEKSGGTSGGVCVKCRHNTHGRYCHKCKPGFYRNNKTKSMSNRRACRPCNCNPVGSLGRHCDQVTGQCICKQHVTRRRCNYCVKGYKQTDSPDAPCARIPVVTGATTAKPACPRTCSSSKAVRIPPAKYCKMEYAVMVRVTGKIRIGRRTSITYQVLRVFKRGGMRLKKKEMIDIQVRDRVLQCLCPRLRVNRTYLLLGKYARSDGNLRMTIDKNSVIISWLNKYKKMLRRVAKRARKRSKC, from the exons ATGCTTTTGGTTGTCATCTTAACTTTGCTGCCTGGTACGATGCAGATACGACCGAAACAATTAAGCAAGTGTTATGCTAAAAGCAAGAACCCGATAGAATGCAACCCTGAGTTTGAAAATATTGCCCTCAAGAAAAGAGTCGAAGTTTCAGAGACGTGTGGTCTTGAAGGAAGGGAGCCTTTCTGTCGGTTGGTGGAAGAAGAGAACACGGTGTCACGTGTGTGTGACGTATGTGAGGCCACCGGACGGCGATCCCACCCTGCTAGTTACTTGACTGATatcaacaataaacataacttgACATATTGGCAATCGAAGACCTTTCAAAGTGGGGAAGATCAGAATAGAGAAGTCGAGTTGACGATATCTTTTGAAAAAGAATATgagatatcttatatttacaTGCAGTTCTATTCACCCAGGCCCGCCGCTATGATCATTTATAAGTCAATGAACCACGGTAGAACGTGGGTACCATACCAATACTATGCTGAAAACTGCCTGAGAAGGTTTCATAAGCCTTATAAAAGAGAAGCGAATGAGACAAATGAACAAGAGGTTCTGTGTTCAGAAGATTTCAACAGTTTGTATCCGTTCAGTCTCGGTGCTCTGGTGTTTAACCCGAAAGATGGGCGGCCTTCTGAGGATGATTTCGAACATAGTTTTATTCTACAAAATTGGGTCACAGCTACGGATATAAAGATTGTATTGGCTGGGTTGCATGACATACCACGGAACCCGACGACTCTTTCAAGGATTTCAAGAGAAAGTCGGTCTGCTATTGAAGCAAGGCAGGGCAGAAGGCGCCTAACTCCAATTCCTAGGGGGGGAGTTACTCGCGGGGGGAGGGCAGTTGCTACCCGGGCAAGCAAGACTGAGTTACGGCATACAGGTGTTCGCGTGTCTGGTGGGACAGATATTTTAGTCAGCAACCCTGGCGCTACTTCCACTCCGTATAGTTTTGGTTCTAGCTCTTATTATGCGATCAATGATATCAGTATTGGAGGTGTTTGCAAGTGCAATGGTCACGCTGATAGATGTATAAAGAAGAAGGGGAAGATGGTTTGTGATTGTAAACACAAGACAACGGGACCGAACTGCGAGACATGCAAAGCTTTTCATAAGGACCGACCGCCTAAGCGAGCTACGAAAACAAACGCGAACGAGTGCATTG CTTGTAATTGCAATATGCACGCCAAGAGATGCCGATTCAGCGCCGACTTATTTGAAAAGTCGGGTGGTACAAGCGGGGGAGTTTGTGTTAAGTGTAGACACAACACACATGGCCGATATTGCCATAAATGTAAGCCTGGATTTTACAGGAACAACAAAACCAAGTCGATGTCGAACAGGAGAGCTTGTAGGC CGTGTAACTGCAATCCGGTGGGCTCGCTGGGGAGGCATTGCGACCAGGTTACCGGTCAATGTATATGCAAGCAACACGTTACGAGAAGGAGGTGCAACTATTGTGTAAAAGGCTACAAGCAGACTGATTCCCCCGACGCACCCTGCGCCA GAATTCCTGTTGTAACTGGCGCTACCACAGCTAAACCAG CTTGCCCACGAACATGTAGCAGCTCAAAAGCTGTAAGAATACCTCCAGCTAAATATTGTAAGATGGAATACG CTGTGATGGTAAGAGTAACCGGGAAGATCAGGATAGGAAGAAGGACCAGCATCACTTACCAAGTACTCAGGGTGTTTAAGAGGGGAGGCATGAGGTTGAAGAAGAAGGAGATGATTGACATCCAGGTCAGGGATCGAGTCCTACAGTGTCTATGTCCCAG gTTGCGAGTGAACCGAACATATTTGTTGCTTGGTAAATACGCGAGGTCAGATGGAAATCTAAGAATGACGATTGATAAAAACTCTGTCATTATCAGCtggttaaacaaatataagaaaatgTTACGAAGGGTGGCGAAGCGAGCACGAAAACGAAGTAAATGTTGA